A region of the Sodalis ligni genome:
GCATGATAATCCGCCAGTTCCGGACCGGGGCGGGTGATGTTCAGTTCTGTCGTTGCCAAAATTCGGTCACTCCCTCACGTACCTGCCGCACGTCTTCCGCTGTTCCCAGTAATTCGAAACGATAAAGAAAGGGAACCTGGCACTTTTTGGCGATGATGTCGCCCGCCAGACAGAACGCCGCGCCAAAATTCCGGTTACCGGCGCCGATGACGCCGCGCAGCCAGGAACGATTCGTTGCATCATTGAGAAAACGGATCACTTGGGGCGGTACCGCCCCGTGCC
Encoded here:
- the nrdI gene encoding class Ib ribonucleoside-diphosphate reductase assembly flavoprotein NrdI → MATLVYFSSSSENTHRFVGKVSLPSVRIPLATSQRLQMDSPYILITPSYGGGSRHGAVPPQVIRFLNDATNRSWLRGVIGAGNRNFGAAFCLAGDIIAKKCQVPFLYRFELLGTAEDVRQVREGVTEFWQRQN